A window of Exiguobacterium sp. Helios genomic DNA:
TCTTCGGTGCGATTGGGGGACGGACATTAAAATTGACTTACCCGTTGACCGTCATTCGATGATTGCGATTCCATCCATCACAAACGAAGATGTCGATGTATCGATCATCCTATTTCATCAAACCGCGGATGCCTATGATGCGACAAGTGCGGACGAGATTTCGCGTTTGTTACGTATTTTTTGTCGGGTGTTGCACCGTTCACGGGAAACATACCAACTGTACGCCGAGAGCCGGACTGATGCTTTGACGGAGCTCGCCAACAGTCGTGCCTTTTACGAGGAAGGGGCACAGCAATTTGCCTCTGACCGTTATCCCTTGTCGATCATCTTATTTGATATCGATCACTTCAAACATGTTAACGATACGTATGGACATAAGGTCGGTGACCTTGTTCTGCGTGAACTCGGTCGCAGGATCCGGGCCGTGCAACAGAAAAAGCAGAACGTCTTCGCGGCTCGATACGGCGGAGAAGAATTTGTCCTGTTACTTCATCAAGCTCCACAGAACGAAGCCATCGATTTCGCCGAAGAAATCCGGCATGCCGTCCTCGACCGGCCGTTCGTCGTCGATAGACATCGCTTATCCATCACCATCAGTCTTGGCGTCGATACCGTCGAATTTCCATCGGAACGATCGTTCGAAGAATCGCTCCGGCAAGCGGATCATGCTCTCTATGTCGGTGGCAAACATAACGGTCGGAATTGTACTGCCCATTACGCTAACCTTTGAAAGGTCGTGACTATCTTGTCAATTACTGAAATTGAACGAACGATTTCGACTCTAGCCTCGCCTCGAACAATCCGGATTTATCGTCCGACCGAACTCCCGGTCGACGAAGCGCTCCCGGTCATTTATATGCATGACGGTCAAAATGTCTTCAGTGGTGAGACCGCTTCGTTCGGAAAAGGCTGGGAAGTCCATCATGCACTCCATACTGTTCAGTTGCATGCGATGATCGTCGCCATCGACAGTCCGGATGATGGAATGGACCGCTACGATGAGTATGCCCCTTGGACGGACGAAGCCCTTTTAATGCGCACGGCCTATCCGTCTCATCGCAAGACGATTGGCGGCAACGGAAAGCAATACATGCACTGGATCGTTCATGAACTAAAACCGTATATTGACTCGCAGTATGCGACGATTCCGACGGATACGACGATGATCGGCAGTTCGATGGGGGGTGTCATTTCATTGTATGGCTTGTTCGCTTATCCGGAAATCTTCACACGTGTCGCTGCTTTATCAACAGCCGGTTGGGCGAATTTTTCTTCTTTACTGGAATTCATTGAGCGCAGTCCACGTTTATCCGAGCACCAGCGTTGTTATATGGATGTTGGTACGAAAGAAACGAGCGGACCGATGACGGAAAATGACTATCTTCATACAAACGAGGTTCTTGCGAAAGCCGTTCAAAAAAAAGTCCAACAAGCGACTTACGAAATCATTCCCGGTGCGATCCATCACGAGACCGAATGGGCAAAACGGATGCCGGATATTCTCCGTTTCTTATTTTCATCCTAAAAAAGCAGGCGACGAAATCCCGGATTCGGATTTTGTCAGCCTGCTTTTATTCATCCATGATTACTTTACCAATTCTTCCATTTGTTCTTTTACATAACGGTTGCGCGGGTGTTCCCGGCATTCGTCTGAACAAGAACGCATCACTTTCGGTTCACATTCTTCACAGCAGAAGTGTTGACGATTACATTCCGGATTTGCACAATTCACGTAACGTGTTTCGTCTTTTCCACAGTAATAACAAGTCGAGACGACCGTTGGATTGACTTCGTTAACAGGTACTTGAATGCGTTCATCGAACACATACAATTCCCCTTCCCAGTCTTCTCCACGCGTTGCTTCATCTTTCCCGTACATGACGACGCCGCCTTTTAAATGGAAGATATCATCGCTGTTTTGACGTTTACGGAAATACGCCGTGAATTTTTCACAACGGACACCGCCCGTACAATACGTCAGAACTTTTTTTCCTTCAAACAAGTGTTCATTTTCATCGAGCCATTGCGGAAATTCACGTGAGGCATCGACATCGACCTTGACGGCATTTTTAAAATGACCGAGATCGTATTCGTAGTTGTTCCGGACATCCAGAATGACGACATCTTCATTTTGCATCATGTTTTTCCACTCGGCCGGTTCAAGATACGCGGCATTTTCTTCCGGCACGTTGAACTCATCTTCAAAACGCCATGTGACCAGTTCGTTTTTATAACGAACGAAGATTTTTTTGAAGGCATGTTCGTCGACCTCATCAATTTTGAACTCGATGTCACTAAACCGTGGATCGGCAAGCAGGTCCTGCATGTATTGATCGGTTTGTTCGACTGTTCCAGACAGTGTGCCATTGATTCCTTCTGGTGCAATCAGGATTCTTCCTTTGATGCCAAGCTCTTTGCAATAGGCAAGATGCTCTTTTGTTAATTGTTCCGCATTGTCGATCGGAACATACTTATAAAATAATAGTACGCGATAAGGTTTCATAATCCTCATTGGCCCCCATGTCAGTTTTTTGCAGTAAAACGAACGTTGGCGAACGAAGCGTCATAGCTATTAGCTAGCTGGGAACGCCTGCAAAACGCACCCATTTAAGTATAATACCAACTTCATTTGAATTGTACAATTGCCAGTTCAGCGGACAGCACGATAAAGTTTTTCCTTTCTGACGGGGAAAGAGTTAAAATAGAAACTAGCAGTTTATTTTGTAAGGAGGATTCCGAATGCTCCAAACCGTCCGTCAGTGGATTGAACAAATGATTACGTTTCTCCAGGATCTTCCGGGTGGTGCATCGACCGGATTGATTGCTCCTTTTCTGGAATCACTTTTTCCGTTCCTCCCGCTTGTTCTTATCATTTCCGCCAATGCAGCGACTTATGGCTTTTGGATGGGTGTACTCGTCTCTTGGGTCGGTAGTATGCTCGGTTCCCTTGTCGTCTTTGCCTGTATCCGTTATTTATTTCGCCGCCCTGTCACGAGGTGGCTTGAACAACATAAAGCCGCCCAGCAGTGGATTGAACGGGTTCGCCATATGAGTCCGATTTCGCTTGGTTTTTTCTTTTCACTTCCTTTCATGCCGGCCTTTATCATTACAGCGATTTCTGCAATGATTCAACTGTCACTTCGGACGTATTTGATTGCCGCTGGAGCGGGTCGACTGATCGTCGTCATCATCTTCTCGTTAATCGGTAAAGAATGGTCAACATTTTTGGAACGACCGATCCGTCTTGTTTTTCTGTTTCTGATTTTACTCGCCATCTGGGGAGTCAGTCGTGGCGTCGAAGAAATCATCAAACGGCGCGCCCTAGCACGACGTTCGAAGTCACTACGTGATCTTGAACAGGAAATCGGGGACAATAACAAATGATATAACCAACTGTCGGCACATCCTCCATCAGGGTGTGTCTTTTAATTATGCGGATTTCAACGTTTTTTATTCATTTCCCTTTATTTTTCCAGGCAGGACTTTTGAATCATTTTTTCATATTAATATGTTTTTAAAATAACGTTCACATTTTGTCCAACATTGAAAACGCTTACAATAAAATGGTAAGACCAATATTAATATAATACCTCGAATTCCCCCTTCTAAATTAGGATAGATTTTCCAAAGGAACTGTCTCTATAATGAATTTAAATTCATTTTCAAAGGAGGCGTCTCATGCACCAGGTATCTGAAACAGCGAAGACGCAAACGACACGCTCTGCCCAGACAATCGTCGAAAGTGCATCGTTTAAACAATTGATGCGCGAAAAAAATGCATTCATCTTACCGGCCATTGTATTTTGTCTCATTTTTTATTTTACGCTTCCCATCATGACCAGCTACTTTACCTTCTTGAATCGGCCATTGCTTGGTGATATCACAGGGGCTTGGTTATTTGCTTTCCTGCAGTTCATCATGACGTGGACGTTTTGTACGCTTTATAACAAAAAAGCACGTTCGTTTGATCGATTGGTCGAACAGATCAAGGAGGAATCACGATGAACTATACCGCTGTCGCCCTATTCGCTGCGATTGTCGGGTTAACACTCGTCATTACATATTTCGCTGCCCGTAAAACAAAGACGGCGAATGATTTTTATACTGCGGACGGTGGCTTGACCGGTGCTCAAAACGGTATCGCCATTGCCGGTGACTATATGTCTGCGGCTTCCTTCCTCGGAATTGCCGGAATGATCGCCCTGGCCGGATTCGACGGATTTTTTTATTCGATCGGTTTTCTCGTTGCCTATCTTGTTGTTCTCTATCTCGTTGCCGAACCGTTGCGCAACTTAGGAAAATACACGATGGCTGATATGATTGCTGCCCGTTTTAATGCCTCGAAAGTTCGGGGTGTCGCAGCGATGAACTCGATTGTTATTTCCATTTTCTACATGATTGCGCAATTGGTCGGAGCCGGTGCTTTGATTGAGTTGTTACTCGGAATTCCATATACGACAAGTGTCATCATCGTCGGTATTCTGATGACTGTGTACGTTGTGTTTGGCGGGATGACGGCCACCTCATGGGTGCAAATCATCAAAGCGATTTTGCTGATGGCCGGTACAGCCGTCATTTCCTTCATGGTATTTGCCAAATTCGACTTCTCGATCATGAAGATGTTCTCGGAAGTGAAACAAGCCACACCGCTCGGTGACTCCTTCTTGAATCCCGGTAATAAGTTTAAGTTACCGCTCGATACGATTTCCTTAAACTTGGCACTTGTTCTCGGAACAGCCGGCTTGCCGCATATCTTAATCCGCTTCTTTACGGTTAAAGATGCACCGACTGCCCGGAAATCCGTTGTTTATGCGACCTGGATCATCGGTGCGTTTTATATCTTAACGATTTTCCTCGGCTTTGGAGCCGCTGCCTTCGTTGGAGCAGATGACATCATCGCTGCGAATGCAGCCGGTAATATGGCGGCACCTCTCCTTGCGCAGGCGCTTGGTGGAGACTTACTGTTCGCCTTCGTTGCGGCTGTTGCTTTTGCGACCATCCTTGCCGTTGTGGCCGGACTGGTTTTATCGGCTGCTTCCGCCTTTGCCCATGATTTTTACAGTCATATTCTGCGTAAAGGACAAGCAACGGAAAAAGAACAAATGACGGCTGCGCGCCTCGCTTCCATTGCCGTCGCACTCGTTTCGATGGTACTGGCGTTATTTGCACAATCAATGAACGTCGCTTTCCTTGTTTCACTGGCCTTTGCAGTGGCAGCCAGTGCCAATTTGCCCGTCATTTTGCTGACGATTTTCTGGCGCCGTTTCAATACTGGCGGAGCTGTCACAGGTATGGTCGTCGGTCTTTTCTCTTCACTGCTTCTCGTCGCGCTCAGTCCTAATATCTGGGCAGTTGACGGTTCAGCCTTATTCGTCGGGGAAGCATTATTCCCACTGTCGAATCCGGGAATTGTTTCGATTCCACTTGGTTTTCTAGGTGCGATTATCGGAACACTTGTTACGAAATCGGACGAAGTGGCCGGTAACTTCGAACGTATTCTTGTCAAAGCCAATACCGGTATTGATGCAGCAACTGAAGTTGCTGCATCAAAAGAATAATCCCCTTAACGGCTCCTTCAACCCCCTTGAAGGAGCCGTTCCCTTTTACATTTTACGAACGGATTGCCATACTAACCGTATGAAAGAACGTGAAAGGAATGTCTTACATGGAATTTTATTATTTTTTACCACTCGGCTTTTTTATTGGTATCATCTCTGGTTTCTTTGGAATCGGCGGCGGCATCATCTTAACACCGCTTTTACTGATTCTCGGCTTCTCCCCAAGCGTCGCTATCGCGACGAGTTTAATGTTGACGCTCGGTTCAACCGTATCCGGTACCCTATCACACCTCCGCCTGAAAAATGTGGTCTGGCGTGACAGCCTGGTCGTCGGTTTAGTCGGTATCATCGGTTCTACCATCGCGACTCCGATCGTTCTCCGATTAGAGGCAGTGAACGGTGCCCATCTCGTCATCTCGGTTGTGTATATCGGTTTATTATTATACTTTGCCAATAAGTTTTTACGTCCAAAGTCCTCGTCAGGTGCACAAACCGGTTGGAAAAACCGGTATCTGGCACTTGGTTTCATTGGGCTGTTCGCAGGATTCATCTCGTCCTTGCTTGGTGTCAGCGGTGGTTTCATCATTACACCACTACTCGTCGGTATCGCCGGATATGAATTGAAACGGGCAGTCGGAACGAGTATTGCTTCGGCCCTACTGATCGTCTTGTCCGGCCTCGTCAACTATACGGTCGCAAGTACAGATGTCGATCTCCTCGTCGGGGTCATGCTAATCATCGGAGCATTACTTGGTGCTCCAATCGGCGCGAAACAGTTGGCTCATTTCGACAGTCCTTTCGTCAAAAAATATCTCGGTATTTTTTATCTGACAGTTGCAACAAGCGTCCTTCTTGAAGTCCTTCATTTCAATACGGCTTCACTGATTGTCTTGATTGCCCTCAGTCTTGTTTTCTTACTGACACTCGTCGTCTACAGTCGTAAACGCTCTGTCCGACGCTGATTCTCCCTATAATTTCGCCTCCCGACCGTTCCCCGGCAGATCCGGATAACGGTCGGGAGGTCTTTTTTGTGCCTGGTTTTCATATTCATCCGTTCTTTATATTTTGTTAAAACTTACAACTTATCGGAAAACTCTTTGTTCTTATGCACAACCAAAGATATACTTACTTCAACAGTATTTTATATAGAGAAAGAAGGTCTGATTTTTATGTTGGAAGCGACGTATCATTCCCTTGAGGACTTAGCGGAAGCGATTGGTGTCGCACTGAGTGCTCCAATTACCATCGAGGATCGTAATCACCGATTGCTTGCTTATAGTACACACACTGCCGATACGGACCCGGCCCGGATTGCAACGATTATCGGGCGACGCGTCCCTGAATCGGTCATTGATCAACTGTGGAAAGACGAAGTCATTCAGAATCTTGCGGCACAAAATGAACCGTTGATCATTTCAGCCCGTACAGGTGTCGGTTTGAATGACCGTGTCGCGATTGCGATCAAGCAAGATACAGAAATTTTAGGGTACATTTGGTCAATCGCCCGCAGCATCCCCTTTTCAGAAACCGAGTTATCCGACTTAAAAAAAGGAGCTTTGCTGGCTCAACGGCAGTTACTCGCCATCGATATGCAAAAGAAACGCCAAGAAGAAAAATCCGAACAATTCTTTTTTGAATTACTTCACGAAGACATGTCCGAGTCGGAAATTTTAAAGACCTTCTCTAAACTACACATTGCTCCACCCGGAATCAGTCGCCTGATGGTGATCCGGTTTTCAGAAGCCATCACACCGCGACTTGCTGATCGGTTACGTTATTTGCTGACTATCCAACAAACCGTCCGACCGCTTTTGTACGCGTACGATGAAACCGATTTTATTTTGTGGATCAGCACAAATGATAAAGATGCCCACCACGAACGATTACAATTTGATGCCTTCATTCAATCTTTCCGACAAATGCTTGCCGAACGATTTAATTACACGAAATTCATCTCTGCCAGCAGCGAAGTATTTACCGGCGTTCAGTCGATTCCGGAACGTTACGAAGAAACGGGGATCGTTCTCCGGTTAAAAGATGCATTTCCGTTTGAGTTAAATACCGTCACACGATATGAGCGTCTTGGTTTATTCCAGCTGTTACCGATTTTTTCCGAACGTCTGCGCAGAAGGACCGTTCGTTTAGAAGAGATTGAGCGATTACGCGCCTATGACGGGAAACATGCCGCTTCGTTATGTGAGACGTTGGAGTGGTTCCTTCATTATGACGGAAACGTCAAACAGGTCGCTTCCCACCTGCATGTCCACCCGAATACGATTTTGTATCGGATGCGAAGAATCGAGGAAGAAGCCGGTATCCGGATGGAGTCGCTTCCGGAACGTGCCCTTCTTTACCTGTATTTAAAAGCAGACCGTTATCCTTTGTGATTTTTCACAAAGGATTGCTTGTATTTTTGAAATCGCCGATAAAGTAGAACGCTTTCATTTCTCGTATACTGAAGGAGAAGTGACACACTGTTTGTTTATTCGCGAAAGGGGATCGCATTTATGATCATCGGAGTATTAAAGGAAATTAAAAACAATGAAAATCGTGTCGCGTTAACGCCTGCTGGGGTAGCGGCTTTAACGGGTCAAGGACATACGGTCATCGTCGAAACAACTGCTGGTATGGGGAGCGGCTTTACAAACGAAGAATACACGCAAGCAGGGGCACAAATCATCGAGACAGCGGCTGAAGTTTGGGCTACTGCCGAGCTGGCATTGAAAGTTAAGGAACCGGTTGCTTCGGAATATCAATACTTCCGTCCGGAACTCACATTGTTCACATACCTTCATCTGGCTGCAGAACCTGAGTTGACACGTGCACTCGTCGATTCAAAAATTACAGCAATCGCATACGAAACGGTCGAAAAAAACCGGACGTTACCACTCTTAACACCGATGAGCGAAGTGGCCGGTCGGATGGCGTCACAAATCGGTGCTCAGTTTCTTGAAAAACCGCACGGTGGTATGGGCATCCTGCTTGCAGGTGTTCCTGGTGTCCGTCGCGGTAAAGTAACGGTCATCGGCGGTGGAGTCGTTGGAACAAACGCAGCAAAACTTGCCGTTGGTCTCGGTGCAGATGTCACCATCATCGATGTCAGTCCGGAACGTCTCCGTCAACTCGATGACATTTTCGGTAATTCAATCAACACGCTGATTTCAAATCCGTATACGATTGCAGAAGCTGTCGCTGAAAGCGATCTTGTTGTCGGTGCCGTCTTGATTCCTGGAGCAAAGGCGCCGAAACTCGTCACAGCTGAAATGGTCGAACGCATGAAACCGGGTTCTGTCATCGTTGACGTTGCGATTGACCAAGGCGGAATCTTCGAAACAGTTGACCGGATTTCGACACACGATGATCCGACGTATGAAAAGTTCGGTGTTGTTCACTACGCTGTCGCTAACATGCCGGGTGCGGTTCCACGCACATCAACACTCGCTTTGACGAATGCAACGCTTCCTTATGTATTGGAACTCGCAAACAAAGGAACACACCGTGCACTCGCCGAAAACGTCTCGCTTGAAAAAGGTCTGAATGTCGCGCAAGGATTTGTCACGTACGAAGCTGTCGCCCGCGATCTCGGATATACGTACAAATCGGTTGAAGACGTTCTTCACTTACACGCTTAAGTCCATTCTATATGACCGGAAACAGTCCGTTGCTCCGTGCAACGGACTGTTTCTTGTCTTCCATTTCCCTTATGATGAACACATAACACGATATAAGGTGGTTTTAACATGGTACATACGCTACACGCACAATCAAACGAGATCACGATTCCATTTGCGGAAGTCGATTTGTTACATCATTTAACAGTTGAATTCGAACCAACGCTGTTTCAGCAAAAAATTGAGCGACTTCGGCAGCTAGCACCGAACCATCCCCTCCCAGGAATTGCAGAAGCCTATGCGTTGTTTCATGAGCAAAATTTTTCAGCTGCCCGTCGGCAACTGGAGCAGACACGTGCTAAAACCGGCGATCATGTCCGGGCTCACTTGCTGCTCGGCTTGATGAGTGAAGTCGAACAATTTCAACACGAAGCGGAACAGCATTTTTTGGCCGCTTTGTCGCTTTTTCCGGATGAACCGAGTGTCCACCGGCATTTGGCCGTCCATTATTATGACCGGGAATTTTATGGTGAGGCCGCTTCCCATGCTCTTCAGTACTTAAAAAAGATTGGTCCTGGCGGAGAAGGTACCTTGATGACCATCGATATGATGCAAGCCATGCCGGGTCATGACGACTATGTGCTCGAATCCTTGTATGCGATGCTGCTCGAGATTCCGGATCACCGTCACGATATGATGTTCCATGCAATCGCTGCCAACAATGCGGAAATGCGTTATGACCTGTTCTGTAAGACACTGGACGGCGAACCGGATGAAGACACCGTCTTCCAGCTCGATTCCATGCTTTCCTTGATGATTGAACACAGCATGTGGGCAGCCGTTTATGATCAATCAGAGGAACGGATGTATCAGACTGTTTTCAAGACCATCTGCCGCGATTTGACGTATCGCCATGCTGGAATCCGGTCCATTCCGCTCTACCTGTCGATCCGGAGCCGTTATTTCGTCCGTCGTCTGTTGCACCGTCCGTAATTTACAAGGCAAAGGCGACAAGAGCTCCGATCGTCAGCGGAATCAACAGGTTATCGGTATCCCGGTAAGAGACCGCTTCAATCAAGGCCGCAATGTTGGCCAGTAAAAAACCGTAACTGACGGCAAGCCAAGCCGGTTCTTCATACAATAGGAAGGTCACTGTCAACACGAGAAACGAGGCGAGAAACATCGCGATGCTACCTTCGAACGAACGACGGATTTTTCCGCGGGTGTAGAATGTTTTCCCAAAGCGCTTTCCGACGAGGGCGGCTAATCCGTCTCCCCAGGCAAGGACCATACTTCCTGCGACAAGCGCCATCGGTTCCTGTTCGAAAAAGAACAGAACCAGCAGGGCCAAGGCCATCGGGTAATACACTGTTCCATACGAAACCCGTTCCACCTGATTCATCCGCCCGGTCCCTCGTTTCAATGTAATCCAATTGATCAGTGTGAAAAAAAGCAGCGGTGTGATGGCGACATACCAATGCTCCATCCAAGCGAGGGCTAAAAACACCCAGTGCCCGACCGCGATATGAATCCACTTCCGTATCGTCTCGGGTTGCATCTGCAATTTTTTTCCCGTCCATTCGAGAAGGGCTAAGACGATTCCAACGATGACGATTGTTCCGACTGCAGCAATCCACTCCATACGAATCCCCCTTTTTTGATAGTTTCATTGTACTTCGTTCAATTGGCGTTTGCTCTTTCGAACCTTCATTTGTTAACATAAGGTCAAATGACGTTCTAGAGAGGAAGTATTCTGCATGTATGATGCTCAAGCAGTACAAACGTTATCCAGTTGCCTGCTTCGTTTGAAAGAAGGCAAAGGAATCGGGACACTTGTGTCAGAAGATGAAGCCGATCTGCCGAAAGTAATGACCCGTCTCAAACAGTTCGATCCTTCCAAAAACGGTTTATCCATTAATGAAATCGTTCACCTTGCCAATGCATTGATCGGGGAACATATGTCGGCAACGACGATTCAAAATTGGACGAAGCGCGAAGTCCGTGACATCATCGGCGTTCCGCACCGGGGTAAGAAGTATTCCATTAACCAGGCTGCCATCATTTACTTACTGGATGATTTAAAGCATTTGTTTTCACTGGAGGAAACACGTGAATTATTGACGATTGTCTTCAAAAATCCAAACATTGATGAAGATGATTTAATCAGTCCGCTTGACTTCTATCTTGTGTATACACAACATGCGGAAACAAGCGGTCCGATCGAGTTGACGGAAAAACGCTTGAGACGGTCCTTAGAGCGCATCAACGCCTACCGCCCTGAAACTGTCCACGTTCTCCAACTGTGCCTCTATGCGCGCCGTATATCGCATCTGACGCACGAAGCGAAGCAACGTCTTCAACATGTCTTACAAACTTAATAAAAAAAGATGTCCGGTCATCATCGATGGCCGGACATCTTTTTTATTTTAGACTGCTGTAAGTGACTTGTAGTTGACGTTATTCGTCAGGCTCTTTAGAACCGAGAGTAATTCGTACATCGAAAGCTTATCCGCATCTTTGACGAGACGGTATTCATCGCCGTCTTGCAGCAATTCTGCGACGACTTCTCCCGCTGAACTCCGTACTGAGAATTTTCCTTTTGTCAGGTCGAAGGAAATGGTGTACGTACCTCGTTCGTAAACGTTGTACTCACATTTCTTCGAGAAGAGTGAAAATTTCTCACGCATTTGACCTACTTCTTGACCATCGTGGTTCATCACGACCCATTTCTTGCATGTCGGGATGAACTTACCAAACGCTACCCCTCTACCTTCACCATTCATTACTTGGACACGACCGGTTTCGTCGTGTTGAACTGCACCAATCATTTGGTGCGATTCATCATAAATCGCGGCATGACCTTGCGAAAAAACGCAACCCTGCACATAGACAACTTTGCGCAACAGAAATTCTCCTCTCACTGCTAAAAAGTGCTGGTATTTCGTCCCCAGTATATTTAGACATTCCGTATAATTTTGATTTTCTTTATCTGACTGATATTTCGTTAACGAAAATGATTATTGCACCGTTTGAACAAATTGACAACCCCCTTTTGTCGACAATCATTCGACAACATTAGCGAAAGCCAATTTCATGAGCAAATTCCAGTAATTCGTTCCGATCAATCAACCGAACCCGATTCGGTTCTGCCAGACGATAAGCGGCTTCCGTGTAGGTCGAGTTCGTCACGACCCATCCTTCATCCATGCCGTAAAACGGGACGGCAGCTGCCA
This region includes:
- a CDS encoding DUF1836 domain-containing protein codes for the protein MYDAQAVQTLSSCLLRLKEGKGIGTLVSEDEADLPKVMTRLKQFDPSKNGLSINEIVHLANALIGEHMSATTIQNWTKREVRDIIGVPHRGKKYSINQAAIIYLLDDLKHLFSLEETRELLTIVFKNPNIDEDDLISPLDFYLVYTQHAETSGPIELTEKRLRRSLERINAYRPETVHVLQLCLYARRISHLTHEAKQRLQHVLQT